One Coccinella septempunctata chromosome 1, icCocSept1.1, whole genome shotgun sequence DNA window includes the following coding sequences:
- the LOC123316385 gene encoding histone H2B, with protein MPPKTSGKAAKKAGKAQKNISKTDKKKKRKRKESYAIYIYKVLKQVHPDTGISSKAMSIMNSFVNDIFERIAAEASRLAHYNKRSTITSREIQTAVRLLLPGELAKHAVSEGTKAVTKYTSSK; from the coding sequence ATGCCTCCGAAAACTAGCGGAAAAGCGGCTAAAAAGGCGGGCAAGGcccagaaaaatatttccaaaactgACAAGAAGAAAAAACGGAAGAGGAAGGAAAGTTACGCCATCTACATTTACAAGGTATTGAAACAAGTGCATCCCGATACCGGTATTTCTAGCAAAGCTATGAGTATCATGAACAGTTTTGTGAATGATATCTTCGAACGTATCGCTGCTGAAGCGAGCAGACTGGCTCACTACAATAAACGTTCTACGATTACTAGCAGGGAAATTCAAACTGCGGTACGGCTTCTCTTACCTGGCGAGCTGGCTAAGCACGCAGTCAGCGAAGGTACCAAAGCGGTCACCAAGTATACTAGTTCAAAATGA